The window TCGTCCTCGAGGATGAATCGACTCTCGATCGTCCACGTCGCGTTGTCGTCCGCCGAAAGGGTGATGCGTATCACCTGTGCGGGATCGGCGGGCTCCAGATCTGTGGGTTCGGCGGACTGGAGGGTCGATTGCTCGGCCGTCCGATCGGTGATCGCCGACGGAGAGGCCATCGCGGCCGCACCGGCAGTCGCGGCGATGAGGAGGATGATGAGGGCGACGGAGATCGCGCGGGGAAACCGCATACGTCTCAACGGGTATCTCCGAGGGCAAAAAACCCTTTCCATCCGAAAATAAAACGTTACTTCGGCTTGTAAACGGTCTGCGCGCCTCTCAGCGGGTTTGAGGGCGTGGTTTTACCGCTAATGACGTGTTGCCGTGGAGTAACGACCGCTTTTTGTACCATGGGTACAATAGAATTGGCTGATGAACACCGCGGCCCCCGCCCTCCTCGCGTTGGTGCTGCTCTGTTCGCTCCCGGCGATGACGCTCGTCGCCGCCAGTCCGGGCGCGAACGCCGGCACGGAAACGCACTCTTCGACGACCGCCTTCGAGACGACTCCCCACGGAAACGGCTCGTTCCTCGAAGTCGATGGAACGACGAATCGACTGTTGATCAGCGGTGACAACGAGCGAACCCACGTCTCACCCACGCAGGACTTCAGCACGATGGTCGCGTCGGCTGACGACGAACTTCGCGTCGATGCCAACCGTTTTGCCTTCGAACAGGCGTTCGAGGAAACGGCGAACCATCAGGCACGTGGGGAACTGATCGACTCTCAGCTCGAGTGGATTCACGATCGGGTCGAGACGCTCAACGAGCGTGAACAGGCCGCTGTTCGCGCGCACGCGAATGGCGAGATCACCGACGGGGAGTTGACGCGGGCGCTGGTACGAAACTACTACGAAGCCAACGAACTTGTGCGGTTCCATGGCGAACTCTCCACGTACACGGATCGTGTCTCCGGATACAGCATCGGTTTCGAAATGCCGCGTAAAATTGCCACCCACCAGAGCGATGCGCGGGCGGAAATGGTTGTCGCTGCAACGTATGGTCACGACCTCTCCGTGACGGTCGAGACCCACGTTGACGGCTACCGCCTTTCGATGGTTGCGGGTGACACGTACCTGCAGGAAGTAACACGCTTTGACCTCCGTGATCCGGACGGTGAATCGCAGTTCGATTCCTTTGGCGCCGCCGAGGAACACGCGACCGAGCGCTACCCGTGGGCGCTTGGCACAGCAAACTCCTATCGGTTCCACGCCGCGGCCGGTAATCATCTCTTCCTGACGGAGATCACCCACAACCACGGCGAGCTGTACGCCTACATCGACGGCGCTACCGAGGAAGTCACCCGCGAGCACCAGTCGCTGTTCGTCTCGCGACTCCCCACCGAGCCAGCCAACGGTACCTGGAACGACGAATCCCTCCAAATCTCGTTGAACCGGACGCCAGCCCACGGCCCGGCGGAAGTGACCGTCACCGATAGGGAAACCGGCGACCCCGTCCAGGCGACGATCTCGATCGACGGGCACGTCGTCGGCGAAACCGACGAGGACGGCATCCTCTGGATCGCGCCACCGATCGGCAGCTACGAACTCACCGCCGAAACGGACGACCAGCGGGTCGTCGCAACCCCCTCGAGATAGCGATTTCGCGCTTCTCGCTTTTTCTCCACTCGCTGTTGCTCGTCCCTCGAGCTGCTCGAGTTTATATACGAAAGCGTCCCCAGAACGGGTCGTGCCGTCTTCCCGCCTTCACCGATCACGACACCGGGCCGAGCGATGCCGGGCAGCACGTCACCGCCACGAACGGCTTTCGAGCCCGTCCACTCGAGCGATCAGTCCCGCTCTTGGAACGGTTCTTCTGATCGCGATAACGGTCGTCCTCGCCGGGACGATCGCCGTGATGGCCGGCTCGCTGTCGTTCGCGGCTACTGAGCCGTCGGCGGCGCTCGATATCGAGGCCGACGCCGACCGAAACGAACTCGTCTTCGACCATGCGGGCGGTGACGACCTCGATGTTCGCGACCTCGAGGTACGAATCACGGTCGGTGACGAACCGCTCGACCACCAGCCACCGGTGCCGTTCGTGGGTGCGCCGGGCTTTCGTGGATCCCCCTCGGGGCCGTTCAACGCCGAGAGTTCACCAGAATGGCGCACGGGAGAACGAGCGACGCTGCGCCTCGCGGGAACGAACGAGCCACGGCTCGAGGTTGGCGACGTCGTTCGCGTCACGGTCT of the Natronosalvus vescus genome contains:
- a CDS encoding DUF7096 domain-containing protein, with the protein product MNTAAPALLALVLLCSLPAMTLVAASPGANAGTETHSSTTAFETTPHGNGSFLEVDGTTNRLLISGDNERTHVSPTQDFSTMVASADDELRVDANRFAFEQAFEETANHQARGELIDSQLEWIHDRVETLNEREQAAVRAHANGEITDGELTRALVRNYYEANELVRFHGELSTYTDRVSGYSIGFEMPRKIATHQSDARAEMVVAATYGHDLSVTVETHVDGYRLSMVAGDTYLQEVTRFDLRDPDGESQFDSFGAAEEHATERYPWALGTANSYRFHAAAGNHLFLTEITHNHGELYAYIDGATEEVTREHQSLFVSRLPTEPANGTWNDESLQISLNRTPAHGPAEVTVTDRETGDPVQATISIDGHVVGETDEDGILWIAPPIGSYELTAETDDQRVVATPSR
- a CDS encoding type IV pilin N-terminal domain-containing protein: MPSSRLHRSRHRAERCRAARHRHERLSSPSTRAISPALGTVLLIAITVVLAGTIAVMAGSLSFAATEPSAALDIEADADRNELVFDHAGGDDLDVRDLEVRITVGDEPLDHQPPVPFVGAPGFRGSPSGPFNAESSPEWRTGERATLRLAGTNEPRLEVGDVVRVTVSSDGQTVARLVTVAC